One Punica granatum isolate Tunisia-2019 chromosome 3, ASM765513v2, whole genome shotgun sequence genomic window carries:
- the LOC116201806 gene encoding NAC domain-containing protein 83-like, translating into MDNNNKVGFVRNGVLRLPPGFRFHPTDEELVVQYLRRKALSCPLPASIIPEVDVCKSDPWDLPGDGEQERYFFSTREAKYPNGNRSNRATVSGYWKATGIDRQIVTSKGNQLVGMKKTLVFYRGKPPNGSKTDWIMHEYRLVVSDGTSPRNAHLKMNLNQSPEAPIENWVLCRIFLKRRSSTNLKNEDVKTEVHEDEEVRKARKNGKPVYYEFFTRKDRTRTDLNLVPCSSSSGSSGLTNISSNHKNKGLEDHEESSSCNSFNFQCFVTKP; encoded by the exons ATGGATAACAATAATAAGGTTGGCTTTGTAAGGAACGGCGTGCTGAGGTTGCCACCGGGGTTCAGGTTCCACCCGACCGATGAGGAGCTCGTGGTCCAGTACCTTAGGCGGAAGGCGCTGTCGTGCCCCTTGCCCGCCTCGATCATCCCCGAGGTCGATGTCTGCAAATCCGACCCCTGGGACTTGCCAG GGGACGGAGAGCAGGAGAGGTACTTCTTCAGCACGAGGGAGGCTAAGTACCCGAATGGAAACAGGTCCAACCGGGCAACTGTGTCTGGCTACTGGAAGGCCACTGGGATTGATAGGCAAATTGTGACCTCCAAGGGCAACCAATTAGTCGGCATGAAGAAGACTCTTGTGTTTTACCGCGGGAAGCCTCCGAACGGCTCCAAGACCGACTGGATCATGCACGAGTACCGCCTCGTGGTCTCCGATGGCACCTCGCCCCGAAATGCCCACCTGAAGATGAACCTTAACCAG AGCCCTGAGGCGCCAATTGAGAATTGGGTCCTCTGCCGGATTTTCCTGAAGAGGAGGAGCAGTACTAATTTGAAGAATGAAGACGTGAAGACAGAGGTTCACGAGGACGAAGAAGTTCGTAAGGCCCGAAAGAATGGCAAGCCCGTGTACTACGAGTTCTTCACTAGAAAGGACAGGACTAGGACCGACCTAAATCTCGTGCCGTGCTCATCCTCCTCTGGCTCGAGCGGGCTCACGAACATCTCCTCCAACCATAAGAACAAAGGCCTAGAAGATCATGAAGAGAGCAGTAGTTGCAATAGCTTTAACTTCCAGTGTTTTGTAACTAAACCTTAG